In one Geovibrio ferrireducens genomic region, the following are encoded:
- a CDS encoding endonuclease MutS2, with protein MTDSHIESLEFPLFRQYLRGSFVSSLSASVLEKIEPFGDCGTIKMRQDVMEEALSLVKSINISIQRDEDYLAVYPRINDPLAFFEPQELMEIRKFLMSAAALKASLIDAGASHMKAYLRGMSALTDITSAIGEVLNDKGDIRDDASVRLKEIRNELQSARKKIHNALNSVLYSLNAEKFIQELVITERSGRFTLPCKSNFRQYIDGIVHDRSASGQTLFVEPESTVSMNNTHHELKAEERKEIFRILSSIIRSIYEKRREIRSTTENYGEVAFLLETAQFYKSKPHCMPVFGSVLEFDRVHHPIILLEKKGESVPLNIRMEKGEQIGVISGPNTGGKTAALKSLGLNHIIASCGLPLMGRSAKLYSVKKVLADIGDHQSLVMDLSTFSSHMVNIRDIINAADEKSLVLMDELGTGTEPREGAAIAVAVCESLAEKGAVTFVTTHFAEIKNFALSRTDSAIFAVEFDYKTFEPKYSLQKGVAGKSDPLVISKRLGFPETVVKRAEELIEEAKNSLEIGIEEVNRLKSELIKEKETYRSRRLELLERQAVFEEKEKALKQRLDKKETELLEEAMRLFERAKRLAGEKQGKIDKTEALEGMEKSAEKLKELKKKLKPVRDIQEGDIIFLDKYEKSGRITAIEGSTVSLDLGGLKIKMKRADIIGKKLQDEERVKDVKLTTDAAPAVRREILLVGKRVEEAIDELDKFMDESLLSGFDKIYIVHGRGTGQLRRGLHDYMRHDRRVKRYAVASNEEGGQAVTIAEF; from the coding sequence TTGACAGACTCCCATATTGAATCATTAGAGTTCCCTCTATTCAGGCAATATCTCAGAGGTTCCTTCGTATCAAGCCTTTCCGCTTCCGTGCTGGAAAAGATTGAGCCTTTCGGCGACTGCGGAACAATAAAAATGCGTCAGGATGTTATGGAGGAGGCCTTAAGCCTTGTGAAATCCATAAACATCAGCATTCAGAGAGATGAAGACTATCTCGCGGTTTATCCGCGCATAAACGATCCCCTTGCTTTCTTTGAGCCTCAGGAACTGATGGAGATACGTAAGTTTCTGATGAGTGCCGCCGCTCTCAAGGCTTCGCTCATTGACGCGGGCGCGTCGCATATGAAGGCATATCTCAGGGGGATGTCCGCACTGACAGATATTACCTCCGCAATAGGGGAAGTGCTGAACGATAAGGGCGATATACGTGATGATGCCTCTGTCAGGCTGAAAGAGATCAGAAACGAGCTCCAGTCAGCCAGAAAGAAGATACATAACGCGCTCAACTCCGTTCTTTACAGCCTGAATGCGGAAAAATTCATTCAGGAACTTGTGATAACAGAGCGCAGCGGACGCTTCACTCTGCCCTGCAAAAGCAATTTCCGCCAGTATATAGACGGCATAGTTCATGACCGCTCCGCCAGCGGGCAGACTCTCTTTGTGGAGCCGGAATCCACCGTTTCCATGAATAATACCCACCACGAGCTCAAGGCTGAGGAGCGTAAAGAGATTTTCCGCATTCTGAGCTCCATTATCCGCAGCATATACGAAAAACGCAGGGAGATACGCTCCACCACGGAAAACTACGGCGAAGTGGCGTTTCTGCTGGAAACTGCTCAGTTCTATAAATCAAAGCCGCACTGTATGCCTGTTTTCGGAAGTGTGCTTGAGTTTGACCGTGTGCATCATCCCATAATCCTTCTTGAGAAGAAGGGCGAATCCGTACCTCTGAATATCAGGATGGAGAAAGGGGAGCAGATAGGTGTTATCTCAGGCCCCAACACAGGCGGTAAAACTGCGGCGCTCAAATCTCTGGGGCTGAACCACATCATAGCCTCCTGCGGTCTGCCGCTGATGGGCAGATCCGCCAAGCTGTACAGCGTGAAAAAGGTTCTGGCGGATATTGGCGATCATCAGTCGCTGGTTATGGATCTCAGTACGTTTTCATCCCATATGGTAAACATCAGGGATATAATAAACGCTGCTGATGAAAAAAGCCTTGTGCTGATGGATGAGCTGGGAACAGGCACTGAACCTCGTGAGGGTGCGGCTATCGCTGTTGCCGTGTGTGAAAGCCTTGCTGAAAAAGGTGCGGTAACATTTGTCACCACTCACTTTGCGGAGATAAAAAACTTCGCCCTTTCAAGGACAGATTCGGCGATATTCGCCGTTGAGTTCGATTATAAAACCTTTGAGCCGAAATACAGCCTCCAGAAAGGCGTGGCAGGTAAATCAGACCCGCTTGTGATTTCAAAAAGACTTGGGTTCCCGGAAACTGTTGTAAAACGGGCGGAGGAACTCATAGAGGAAGCGAAGAACTCCCTTGAGATAGGTATTGAGGAAGTGAACAGGCTTAAGTCTGAGCTTATAAAGGAGAAAGAAACCTACCGCAGCCGCCGGCTTGAACTTCTGGAGCGTCAGGCGGTATTCGAGGAGAAGGAAAAGGCGCTTAAGCAGAGGCTTGATAAAAAGGAAACTGAGCTTCTGGAAGAGGCAATGCGGCTTTTTGAACGGGCAAAACGTCTCGCCGGTGAAAAGCAGGGTAAAATAGACAAAACAGAAGCACTTGAGGGCATGGAGAAATCCGCCGAAAAGCTCAAAGAGCTTAAGAAGAAGCTTAAACCCGTGCGGGACATTCAGGAAGGTGACATCATCTTCCTTGATAAATATGAGAAAAGCGGCAGGATAACTGCAATTGAAGGCAGCACGGTTTCCCTTGATCTGGGCGGGCTAAAGATAAAGATGAAGCGCGCGGACATCATAGGCAAAAAGCTTCAGGATGAGGAAAGGGTAAAAGATGTTAAGCTCACCACAGATGCCGCGCCCGCTGTGCGCAGGGAGATTCTTCTTGTCGGCAAAAGGGTTGAGGAAGCAATTGATGAACTGGACAAGTTTATGGATGAGTCCCTCTTAAGCGGGTTTGACAAAATATATATTGTCCACGGAAGAGGGACAGGGCAGCTCCGCCGCGGTCTGCACGACTACATGCGCCATGACCGCAGAGTTAAAAGATATGCTGTGGCTTCAAACGAAGAGGGCGGACAGGCGGTAACAATCGCCGAGTTTTAA
- a CDS encoding nickel-dependent hydrogenase large subunit: protein MARILSVDPVSRIEGHLKIETEIDSGVVTRARVAGNMYRGFERMLLGRHPVDSARIAQRICGVCHEVHGVSSVMALEEIYKVTPPANGLVLRDMILGLHIVTDHLLHFYNLCLPDYADFSVAAAYSGSDTRLKDISAWIRNSGTGFIGGAAEGDYIRDKDAVYRLVLHYFEALKIRSEAASGLALLGGKVPFIHALLPGGITTEITADTLMKYYHVLEKTADFVNNSFLPDALEIARRYPQYFKIGETYNTFYAHSSFKDSKGTNLFNAGVIINGERKNFDYSKVKELLSASFYDNSGRPDENRQGAYSWIKAPRYEGFPLEVGPVARFAVNNDAGFKSLLGRFGSTNITSSTMSRILARAYESVRLCNYLFERSEDFRLDEPTIRPVDLQAPVTGQGVGFSVAARGALVHHITAEKGKVTDYKMIVPSTWNFGPAADGKAGVVEKAITGTPVRFGGEGGSVEVGRVVRSFDPCTACSVH from the coding sequence ATGGCCCGTATTTTATCTGTAGACCCTGTTTCCAGAATAGAGGGGCACCTCAAAATCGAAACTGAAATTGATTCGGGTGTGGTTACCCGTGCACGTGTAGCGGGGAATATGTACAGAGGGTTCGAGAGAATGCTTCTGGGCAGACACCCTGTGGATTCTGCCAGAATAGCCCAGAGGATATGCGGTGTGTGCCACGAGGTTCATGGAGTCTCTTCCGTTATGGCTCTTGAAGAAATTTACAAAGTCACTCCGCCTGCAAACGGGCTTGTTCTGAGAGATATGATTCTTGGGCTTCATATAGTCACCGATCATCTGCTTCATTTTTATAATCTCTGCCTTCCCGATTATGCTGATTTTTCTGTGGCAGCGGCCTACAGCGGCAGCGACACCCGCCTGAAAGACATATCGGCGTGGATAAGAAACTCCGGGACAGGCTTCATAGGCGGCGCAGCGGAAGGGGACTACATAAGGGATAAGGATGCGGTATACAGGCTGGTGCTTCATTATTTTGAGGCGCTGAAAATACGCAGTGAGGCGGCTTCCGGGCTTGCCCTTCTCGGCGGCAAGGTTCCGTTTATCCATGCGCTCCTTCCCGGCGGCATAACCACGGAGATAACCGCGGATACTTTGATGAAGTATTACCATGTGCTTGAAAAGACGGCTGATTTTGTGAACAATTCATTCCTGCCCGATGCTCTGGAGATTGCCCGCCGCTATCCGCAGTATTTCAAAATAGGCGAGACATACAACACATTCTACGCTCATTCATCCTTTAAAGACTCCAAAGGTACAAACCTCTTTAACGCAGGGGTGATAATAAACGGCGAGCGGAAAAACTTTGACTATTCAAAGGTTAAGGAGCTTCTGAGCGCCTCATTCTATGACAATTCCGGCAGACCCGATGAAAACAGACAGGGCGCATATAGCTGGATAAAAGCGCCGAGATATGAAGGCTTTCCTCTTGAGGTGGGGCCTGTGGCGAGGTTTGCCGTGAATAATGATGCAGGCTTTAAATCTCTCCTCGGAAGATTCGGCAGTACAAATATCACCTCATCAACCATGTCCAGAATACTGGCAAGGGCTTACGAATCAGTTAGGCTCTGTAATTATCTTTTTGAGCGCTCTGAGGATTTCAGGCTGGACGAACCCACCATACGCCCGGTTGACCTTCAGGCTCCGGTAACAGGGCAGGGTGTAGGCTTTTCCGTTGCGGCCAGAGGCGCACTTGTGCATCACATAACGGCGGAAAAGGGTAAGGTCACCGACTATAAAATGATTGTTCCCTCCACATGGAACTTCGGCCCCGCAGCAGACGGCAAGGCCGGTGTGGTTGAAAAAGCAATAACAGGAACCCCCGTGCGCTTCGGCGGTGAGGGCGGTTCTGTAGAAGTGGGCAGAGTTGTACGCAGTTTCGACCCCTGCACAGCCTGCTCCGTGCATTAG
- the pfkA gene encoding 6-phosphofructokinase — MKRIAVMTSGGDSPGMNAAIRSVVRTGLANGIEVFGIEQGYKGMIEDKMRLLSSKDVSNMVYRGGTFLRSARCMEFKTEDGQKLAVSNLEKNGIEGLVVIGGDGSLTGAKILAENYGVKVVGLPGSIDNDIHGTNTSIGVDTALNTIVHAIDTINDTASSHDRTFIIEVMGRHCGYLAVMSAIAGGAETALIPEVPYNLENIIAKIRKRYQEGKTRSVIILAEGVGSAYDFGKTLELMGGFETRITVLGHIQRGGSPTYFDRILATRMGDAAVKGLMSGKTSCMTALTGRDIELIPLSEIIGRKKQFDANLLKMAEDLST, encoded by the coding sequence ATGAAAAGAATTGCCGTTATGACCAGCGGAGGCGACAGCCCCGGAATGAATGCCGCCATCAGAAGCGTTGTGAGAACAGGACTTGCCAACGGAATAGAGGTTTTCGGCATAGAACAGGGCTACAAAGGCATGATAGAGGACAAGATGCGTCTTCTCTCCAGCAAGGATGTTTCCAATATGGTTTACCGCGGCGGAACATTCCTCCGCAGCGCCAGATGCATGGAGTTCAAGACTGAGGACGGGCAGAAGCTCGCGGTCAGCAACCTTGAAAAAAACGGCATAGAAGGGCTTGTGGTCATAGGCGGTGACGGCTCGCTCACCGGAGCAAAAATTCTGGCTGAAAACTACGGTGTTAAGGTTGTGGGTCTGCCCGGCTCCATTGATAACGACATACACGGAACCAACACGTCCATAGGCGTTGACACAGCTCTTAACACGATTGTGCATGCCATAGACACCATAAACGATACCGCAAGCTCACACGACAGAACCTTCATAATAGAGGTTATGGGAAGGCACTGCGGCTATCTCGCAGTTATGTCCGCCATAGCGGGCGGTGCAGAGACTGCGCTAATACCGGAAGTTCCGTACAACCTTGAAAATATCATAGCAAAAATAAGGAAACGCTATCAGGAAGGCAAAACCAGAAGTGTTATAATCCTCGCCGAGGGTGTGGGCTCTGCCTATGACTTCGGCAAAACGCTGGAACTCATGGGCGGATTTGAAACCCGCATCACAGTTCTGGGGCATATACAGAGGGGCGGCAGCCCGACTTACTTTGACCGCATACTCGCCACAAGAATGGGGGATGCGGCGGTCAAAGGGCTGATGAGCGGTAAGACATCCTGCATGACAGCGCTGACGGGAAGGGATATAGAGCTTATTCCCCTTTCGGAGATTATCGGGCGGAAAAAGCAGTTTGATGCAAACCTGCTGAAAATGGCGGAAGACTTAAGCACATAG
- a CDS encoding GatB/YqeY domain-containing protein, with protein sequence MSLKDIITEDMKTYMREKKQIALDTVRMLRSEIKNVEINNRPAGELDDEGVLKVIASAVKKRRDAAQQYKDAGRPELAEKEELEITFLEKYMPAQMGEEEIRKIVAEAAEGLDVSDKKNFGAVMKKVMEKTKNKADGKLVNELVKAVFDGNN encoded by the coding sequence ATGAGCCTTAAAGACATAATAACCGAAGACATGAAAACATATATGAGAGAGAAAAAACAGATAGCTCTTGATACGGTGCGCATGCTCCGCTCTGAGATCAAAAATGTTGAGATCAACAACAGACCCGCAGGCGAGCTTGATGATGAAGGCGTGCTGAAGGTTATTGCCTCTGCCGTGAAAAAACGCAGGGACGCAGCCCAGCAGTACAAAGATGCCGGAAGACCTGAGCTTGCGGAGAAGGAAGAGCTTGAAATAACTTTTCTCGAAAAATATATGCCCGCTCAGATGGGTGAGGAAGAGATAAGGAAAATAGTTGCGGAAGCGGCCGAAGGTTTGGACGTGAGCGATAAGAAAAACTTCGGCGCTGTGATGAAGAAGGTTATGGAAAAAACAAAGAACAAGGCGGATGGCAAGCTGGTTAATGAGCTTGTGAAGGCAGTGTTTGATGGAAATAACTGA
- a CDS encoding CvpA family protein encodes MEITDIVLLILIGAFAVRGLIKGLVHELFGIGAIIIGYIAAYKYSLTVGSLFKSFDLSEKSLSALGFVIVFIVTYLVVMIIAVFIGKIIKNVSLSDVNRGGGMVFGAFKAAVILSVILTSFVSFMPKESGFVKTTEKGAVSGFLIKLSPVIYDIVNKFGGSHVNPFREEKIELEPVDIFGGDPGQKALEKVKESAGNIRDGAEEKSGDIMDKVKNMTREEKDALAEKLLAPKADQ; translated from the coding sequence ATGGAAATAACTGACATTGTACTGCTGATACTGATCGGCGCCTTTGCCGTGCGCGGGCTCATTAAGGGGCTTGTGCATGAGTTATTCGGCATAGGGGCGATAATAATCGGCTATATTGCGGCTTATAAATATTCCCTGACGGTGGGAAGCCTTTTCAAATCTTTCGATTTATCGGAGAAATCCTTAAGCGCACTCGGATTTGTGATAGTTTTCATTGTTACATATCTGGTTGTGATGATAATTGCAGTATTTATCGGCAAAATCATAAAGAATGTGTCCCTTTCTGATGTGAACAGGGGCGGCGGAATGGTATTCGGTGCTTTTAAGGCGGCTGTCATACTTTCCGTCATTCTCACATCCTTTGTCTCCTTCATGCCGAAGGAGTCCGGGTTTGTGAAAACAACCGAAAAAGGCGCTGTCTCCGGCTTTCTTATAAAGCTTTCCCCCGTCATATATGACATTGTGAACAAGTTCGGCGGCTCGCATGTTAATCCTTTCCGCGAGGAAAAGATAGAGCTTGAGCCTGTTGATATTTTCGGCGGCGATCCGGGGCAGAAAGCCCTTGAAAAGGTTAAGGAATCTGCCGGAAACATCAGAGACGGGGCAGAGGAAAAATCCGGCGACATCATGGATAAAGTGAAAAACATGACCAGAGAGGAAAAAGACGCTCTGGCGGAGAAGCTCCTCGCACCCAAGGCCGATCAGTAA
- a CDS encoding hydrogenase small subunit, which translates to MLSRRDFLKKCRDISVAAFGADIFGAEIAEGFMKIAASDRPLVSFIQGQSCTGCSISLTYGNETNFIDFIMKLIRLQVHPNLSFSQGESYLKMLDSVSAKGGHVLVVEGSIPVKMKKACMLGEHTLYDELKKHMEKASAIIACGSCSCFGGIPASGMNETGAVSVEKYMSMTGIKKPVIKIPGCPIQPDRFMGTVAYLIATGKLPAMKDGIPTLYFGELIHNNCTRFQYFSQDIYLDDYNKDKHSCLLKKGCRGTVTKADCPTRRWNGSVNVCVESNAPCIGCVNEKWPFTSDIYIEAKNVEDVPWSDFKKYSEKRGRK; encoded by the coding sequence ATGTTAAGCAGAAGAGACTTTCTTAAAAAATGCAGAGATATATCAGTTGCGGCTTTCGGCGCGGACATATTCGGCGCAGAGATAGCCGAAGGGTTCATGAAAATAGCCGCATCGGACAGACCTCTGGTTTCCTTTATACAGGGGCAGAGCTGTACAGGCTGTTCAATCTCCCTCACATATGGCAATGAAACAAACTTTATAGATTTCATAATGAAGCTGATAAGACTTCAGGTTCATCCCAACCTCTCTTTCAGTCAGGGTGAAAGCTATCTGAAAATGCTGGATTCAGTGTCCGCTAAAGGCGGCCACGTTCTCGTGGTTGAGGGGAGTATTCCGGTTAAGATGAAAAAGGCCTGCATGCTTGGTGAGCACACTCTTTATGATGAGCTCAAAAAGCATATGGAAAAAGCATCGGCAATTATCGCCTGCGGCTCATGCTCATGCTTCGGGGGAATACCCGCCTCCGGAATGAATGAGACCGGTGCTGTTTCGGTTGAAAAGTATATGAGCATGACAGGCATAAAAAAACCGGTTATCAAGATACCCGGCTGCCCCATCCAGCCCGACAGGTTCATGGGGACTGTGGCCTACCTGATAGCAACAGGCAAGCTTCCCGCAATGAAGGACGGTATCCCTACGCTCTATTTCGGTGAACTGATACACAACAACTGCACCAGATTCCAGTATTTCTCGCAGGATATATATCTGGATGACTACAACAAGGACAAACATTCCTGCCTGCTGAAAAAGGGGTGCAGAGGAACCGTGACAAAGGCGGACTGCCCCACAAGGCGCTGGAACGGCAGTGTTAATGTCTGCGTGGAGAGCAATGCTCCCTGCATAGGCTGTGTTAATGAAAAATGGCCTTTTACATCTGACATATACATAGAAGCAAAAAATGTTGAGGATGTTCCGTGGAGCGACTTTAAAAAGTACTCCGAGAAGAGGGGACGCAAATGA
- a CDS encoding adenylate/guanylate cyclase domain-containing protein: MKFITSFFRNYKFGLLAGFLIFSALLFAFQPRFIDKFALGIEDGKFHFRSAVGMTPKPYEDMVIVTVDEYSVNKLGRWPWRRDVIGDLFYNLRHAGVVTLDIVFSEHTEPERDSYLAEKISEADNIILGFFMRDNATQETTDDTLDALEDCAYLSFKMLDNTTAVKEFPYAEVNIDEIAHMGMTCAYFNTEADADGLYRRYPITYIHKGYLFSPLGIQALRYFMNQDVELVIDKNGVKKFALGNIVFNEQSYFKLNYYDDVKYISAYDVYSGKVAPEFFENKIVVVGVTETGVYDMRPTPISPITPGVSLHYTAISNLLEGHLIKWRSTWDYMLIFPVLLIISALSFIKKQYLRWLLYIAALGSVFAVSYGVFIYFNIWLREFYALFPSVLMIVGTEAVAFFKTELHAIEVKKAFGSYVSPELVEEILSNPDGLELGGQERDLTILFSDIRGFTTLSESLTPTALVSMLNRLLDPMTNVILRNRGMLDKYIGDAMMAVFNTPVDVPDHPDKAVKSALELLETLKEVNAEFAKEGIPVVDIGIGVNTGTVVVGNMGSKVRFEYTAIGDSVNLASRLEGLCKQYKNRIVISEFTRNRLTLPVICRVLDRVRVKGKHKPVEIFEPMTDTPENRVLKDSFEKALDKYFNMNFNEALALFLDLAEKFSDGPSEVFAERCADFLEEPPAKDWDGVYTLKSK, encoded by the coding sequence ATGAAGTTTATAACCTCATTTTTCAGGAACTATAAATTCGGGCTTCTGGCCGGTTTTCTCATTTTCTCGGCACTCCTTTTTGCATTTCAGCCCAGATTTATAGATAAGTTTGCCCTCGGCATAGAGGACGGCAAGTTTCACTTCCGCTCCGCAGTGGGCATGACCCCGAAGCCGTATGAAGACATGGTGATAGTCACCGTGGACGAATACAGCGTGAACAAGCTTGGCCGCTGGCCGTGGCGCAGGGACGTTATAGGCGATCTTTTTTACAATCTCAGGCATGCTGGCGTGGTTACGCTGGATATTGTTTTTTCAGAGCATACAGAACCGGAGCGGGACAGCTATCTGGCTGAAAAGATCTCAGAGGCTGATAATATAATTCTCGGTTTCTTCATGCGTGACAACGCAACGCAGGAAACAACGGACGATACTCTTGATGCCCTTGAGGACTGCGCGTACCTCTCATTCAAGATGCTGGACAATACAACCGCGGTTAAGGAGTTTCCGTACGCCGAGGTGAATATAGACGAAATAGCCCACATGGGGATGACCTGTGCCTATTTTAACACTGAGGCTGATGCCGACGGTCTCTACAGGCGCTATCCCATAACATACATCCATAAAGGCTACCTGTTCTCCCCTTTGGGTATTCAGGCGCTGCGCTATTTTATGAATCAGGATGTGGAGCTTGTTATTGATAAAAACGGGGTGAAGAAGTTTGCCCTCGGCAATATCGTTTTCAATGAGCAGAGCTATTTCAAGCTCAATTACTATGACGATGTTAAGTACATATCAGCATATGATGTTTACTCCGGGAAGGTAGCACCGGAGTTCTTTGAGAATAAGATAGTAGTTGTAGGCGTTACGGAAACAGGCGTGTACGATATGCGCCCCACACCCATAAGCCCCATCACTCCCGGAGTGTCCCTGCATTACACAGCAATAAGCAACCTGCTGGAAGGCCACCTTATAAAGTGGCGGAGCACATGGGACTATATGCTGATTTTCCCTGTCCTGCTGATTATTTCCGCTCTCAGCTTCATAAAAAAACAGTACCTGCGCTGGCTGCTGTATATTGCTGCACTGGGTTCGGTTTTTGCGGTTTCCTACGGTGTTTTCATCTATTTCAATATATGGCTAAGGGAGTTTTATGCCCTGTTCCCGTCTGTGCTTATGATTGTGGGGACTGAGGCGGTGGCATTCTTCAAGACGGAGCTTCATGCCATTGAAGTGAAGAAGGCTTTCGGCTCATATGTTTCTCCCGAACTTGTGGAGGAGATACTCAGTAACCCGGACGGGCTGGAACTCGGCGGTCAGGAGAGGGATCTCACGATCCTTTTCTCAGATATAAGGGGCTTCACCACGCTTTCTGAAAGTCTTACGCCCACTGCATTGGTTTCCATGCTTAACAGGCTGCTTGATCCCATGACGAATGTCATACTCAGAAACCGCGGTATGCTGGATAAATATATCGGCGATGCCATGATGGCGGTGTTCAATACCCCGGTTGATGTGCCCGACCATCCTGACAAGGCTGTGAAAAGCGCCCTTGAACTTCTCGAAACACTGAAAGAAGTGAACGCTGAGTTTGCGAAAGAGGGCATACCGGTTGTTGATATAGGCATAGGCGTAAACACTGGTACGGTGGTTGTGGGCAATATGGGTTCCAAGGTGCGCTTTGAGTACACTGCGATAGGGGACAGCGTGAACCTTGCTTCACGTCTGGAAGGGCTTTGCAAGCAGTATAAGAACAGAATAGTGATCAGCGAATTTACCAGAAACAGGCTTACTCTTCCCGTTATCTGCCGTGTGCTGGACAGAGTGCGGGTGAAGGGCAAGCACAAGCCGGTGGAAATCTTTGAGCCCATGACGGACACGCCCGAAAACAGGGTACTTAAGGACAGTTTTGAAAAAGCTCTTGATAAATACTTCAACATGAATTTCAATGAAGCACTTGCCCTTTTCCTTGATTTGGCGGAAAAATTCTCGGACGGGCCGTCAGAGGTTTTCGCTGAAAGATGCGCTGATTTCCTTGAGGAGCCGCCCGCGAAGGACTGGGACGGAGTGTACACTCTGAAATCAAAATAG
- the queC gene encoding 7-cyano-7-deazaguanine synthase QueC, whose protein sequence is MSKKKAIVLVSGGMDSCVTAAVAAQNYEPCFLHVNYGQRTENREFKAFEDLCQAYGIKRKLVVDISYLKDIGGSSLTDDAIDVEEGELDRQGIPKTYVPFRNANILSIAASWAEVLEASAIFIGAVEEDGSGYPDCRRVFYDAFEAAIDAGTRPETKIKIETPLISLKKSDIVKLGKELGAPLELSWSCYKSEDEACGECDSCLLRLRGFKQAGYEDPIPYKKR, encoded by the coding sequence ATGTCAAAGAAAAAAGCTATTGTTCTCGTAAGCGGAGGAATGGACAGCTGTGTAACAGCCGCTGTTGCCGCGCAGAATTACGAGCCTTGCTTTCTACATGTAAACTACGGTCAGAGAACAGAAAACAGAGAATTCAAAGCCTTTGAGGATCTGTGTCAGGCTTACGGAATAAAAAGAAAACTTGTTGTGGACATCAGCTATCTGAAAGATATAGGCGGCTCGTCCCTCACCGATGATGCGATAGATGTTGAGGAGGGGGAACTGGACAGACAGGGTATACCCAAAACCTATGTTCCCTTCCGCAATGCCAATATCCTTTCTATAGCCGCAAGCTGGGCGGAGGTTCTCGAAGCCTCGGCTATTTTTATCGGTGCAGTGGAGGAGGACGGCAGCGGCTATCCCGACTGCCGCCGGGTGTTTTATGATGCCTTTGAGGCGGCTATAGATGCGGGAACCCGCCCTGAAACGAAAATTAAAATCGAAACTCCGCTCATATCCCTGAAAAAATCGGATATAGTTAAACTAGGTAAGGAACTCGGAGCGCCCCTTGAGCTTTCATGGTCATGCTATAAAAGCGAGGACGAAGCCTGCGGCGAGTGTGACAGCTGCCTCCTTCGTCTGAGAGGGTTTAAGCAGGCCGGCTATGAAGACCCTATCCCCTATAAAAAGAGATAA
- a CDS encoding cob(I)yrinic acid a,c-diamide adenosyltransferase, with translation MSVTTKTGDKGQTSLYTGERVDKDDPVMEFLGTGDELVSNLGELRLRVSAHAEDILRIQKTIFRINSYAATREGREKFLIPQEEVDFLEGRTKEYEGITGELRGFIIPSENLDASKADICRTVARRYERRLITLSAYVNFDPVVRKYVNRLSDMLFMMARVIGKEKDLK, from the coding sequence ATGAGCGTTACCACCAAGACGGGGGACAAGGGGCAGACCTCTCTCTACACAGGGGAGCGGGTGGACAAGGATGATCCGGTTATGGAGTTTCTGGGAACCGGGGATGAGCTTGTTTCAAACCTCGGTGAACTGCGTCTGAGGGTCAGTGCCCATGCGGAGGATATACTGCGGATTCAGAAGACAATTTTCCGCATAAACTCATATGCCGCCACAAGAGAAGGGCGTGAAAAATTCCTTATCCCTCAGGAAGAGGTGGACTTTCTGGAAGGGAGGACCAAGGAATACGAAGGGATAACCGGCGAACTGCGCGGATTTATAATCCCTTCGGAAAATCTTGATGCCTCAAAGGCCGACATATGCCGCACTGTAGCCAGAAGGTATGAAAGAAGATTGATAACTTTGTCCGCTTATGTTAATTTTGACCCTGTTGTCAGAAAGTATGTTAACAGATTGTCCGACATGCTTTTTATGATGGCAAGAGTGATAGGAAAGGAGAAAGACTTAAAATGA
- a CDS encoding helix-turn-helix domain-containing protein, with amino-acid sequence MSEHVIKIGERVRKIRNQRGLTLQDVASFTGFSKALISQIENNVVTPPINTLSKIAKVLNVKMTYFFEEEIDYNDYHIVKRNDRKLIFREGVKHGYIYEELAKVRGFENLEIYMVTIKESGSDKKLFNHEGYEYIYLKRGKINLYLNNEVIEVEEGDSIAFNSRIPHYLECPHGEAKVIGILLKTEGLKEHLEKQEK; translated from the coding sequence ATGTCAGAACATGTCATTAAAATCGGCGAGAGAGTCAGAAAGATAAGGAACCAGCGAGGCCTAACCCTACAGGATGTGGCTTCATTCACAGGTTTCTCCAAAGCGCTTATCTCTCAGATAGAAAACAATGTTGTCACCCCTCCCATAAACACTCTCTCAAAAATAGCAAAAGTTCTGAATGTGAAAATGACCTACTTCTTTGAAGAAGAGATAGATTACAACGACTACCATATTGTGAAAAGAAACGACCGCAAGCTTATCTTCCGCGAAGGTGTAAAGCACGGCTATATTTATGAAGAACTCGCCAAGGTTCGGGGATTCGAAAACCTTGAAATATATATGGTCACCATAAAGGAATCCGGAAGCGATAAAAAACTCTTCAATCACGAAGGTTACGAGTACATATATCTGAAACGGGGTAAGATTAACCTGTATCTGAATAACGAGGTCATCGAAGTAGAAGAGGGCGACTCCATCGCTTTCAATTCGCGCATCCCCCATTATCTTGAATGTCCCCATGGTGAAGCAAAGGTGATCGGCATTCTCCTCAAAACAGAAGGTCTGAAAGAACACCTCGAAAAACAGGAGAAATAA